The genome window aagaaaacaattcttaacatgcatgtttcaaaacaagcaagcctggacaCTGATGAGTTTAGAGGgtgcagcatgtcacatgactGACACAACCAGCTACTGCTAcagtgcaggctaactacacataaaatgtcacgcattgtgaacatgtgacaaaaACTAATACGCATTTTCGTCCTTCTCCTctggtcagacgaaaactggcatttgtcgtGTTACGTGTTAATCTCCCAAAACATCGTCTCGTCTTTAGAAAATGTTCgttgttgaaatattttcgttatagtcatcattgacgaaaacaacactagtGAAAATATTAACAAAGTATATGATAGCAGGTGAATATggagtcacaggagtgccaaaattaaaaataaataaatgaataaataaatataaagacaaataaatatataaataaataaatgaacaggtaaataaatgaacaaataaataaatataaagagaaagaaatatataaataaataaaaatataacggtatactttgtcattgacatttacttttggtcattaacaaccacaaatggaaaaacaatgacaatatttttcattgacttttactttctgtcattgaacaccacaaacggaaaaaactatgacaattgtattttttgccttttctgtttggctttcacattgtcattgtcatttgtcgatcgcctttcctctttgggaatgtaaatggcaaatgcgcagagaaacggtctgtcaatcaaatgacgtTGGGAGGGGCTTTCCAACCAGGAATAGTAGTTGATAACTGATTATTCCTGGTTTAACTTTCCGCACATGCGCCGTACGGCTACCCAAGCGCGACCGCGGCTGTTTTGTGTGACTGCACTACGCCTCTTCCTCCAATGTCGTCATGATTTTAAACGCGAAGATTCGgacatagaaaataattattctTTGAATGGTCTggcatgtatatatatttaataatatattttataatattttttttaccggtctagaaaaatgtatttctatcgTTGAATCTATCACGTAAAAAGTCTATCCATACCTATTCAGTCTATCCTATCCTTAAAAACTGCACGTGCAACTCGATAACCGACGTcactttccttcaggtaaactaGGAATAATCAGTTATCGACTACTATTCCTGGTTGGAAAGCCCCGCCCAAcatcatttgattgacagaccgttTCTCTGCGCATTTGCCATTTACATTCCCGAAGAGGAAAAGCGATCaacaaatgacaatgacaatgtaaaagccaaacagaaaaggcaaaggcaaaaaatacaattgtcattgttttttccgtttgtggtgttcaatgacagaaagtaaaagtcaatgaaaaatattgtcattgttttttccgtttgtggttgttaatgaccaaaagtaaatgtcaatgacaaagtataccgttatatttttatttatttatatatttatttattcgttcatttatttacctattcatttatttatttatttctctttatatttatttattcattcattcatttatttatttttaattttggcactcctgtgactccATAGGTGAAGGGATATGTGTTATATTCAGAAAAGTATCTAACAGTGACCAAAAAATAACAATGAACATTTCCAGAAATTACCATTCTGCTGCAGAGTTGGGCAAATTATGTTGGGAGGATGAAGTAGACTCTGTTTCTATGGTCCATGCAAAAACATTCATTTGATCGATCGTCGTAAGGGTGTTTTTTTCTGTGCTtatatacaattttttaaaactacaTGCTGTCGCCAACACAGGATTCTTAAATAATAATCCAGTTTGTGTCAGCTATTCACCAAATGACGGTCTGTGTGCATTTACACAGGAACTAGCAAAGAACCAGGCCTACAGGGAGCAGATAAAGCTGAAGGCCAGCGAGGTGGAGGAGAAAGACTTGGCTCTGAAAGCGAAGGAATATGAGGAAGGCCTGGTGGCGACGCCATCCAGGACTGTGGCTGCGGGCCATGCGGCTGCCACTAGCTTTGGCAAGCAAGAGTTCAGCGAGGAGCCCACCAGCACCGCCAACACCTTCCAGCCGGGCTCCTGGCGACCTAATTCGAAATAAGAAGCCTAAAGAGAGCGGCATGGACTGAGACCAGTTGGCTGTGTAATACAATCCAATAGAAAGGCTGACAGATTTTTATACAGCACAGCTCTTGTATTGGATCTCTTTCATTATGCTGGTGTACCTAATGAAGTGGCAGGTGAGTGTATTTATTGCTGGTATGTCAATAAATAAGCAGCACATTAATTGCATCTGATTTGAGAAGCCTTTGCATAAATTTAGTAATTTTAAAAACACGAGTTTGACAAAGTGGACAGTGTGGTTTTACTGTAACATTTTAGTTGCACAAAAAATTTTTACAATCTAGCCATTGTAAAGGGACAAAATGATGCTGGATTTTATTgttcacacgcacgcacgcacacacacacacacacacacaatttgtCCATTTAAACTAAAACCGCTTCACCAAAGCATGTCAATGGTCTCTCAGAGGAAGTGTGGATTATTACTACATTTTGTGATTTATTTCTCTGCACATTATTAAATAGGATATATTTGTACatttttattacatttaaaaCATCTTAAGAATGTGGGCAATATTAGGTCAGCAGTTCTGACACAATTCAACAAAAttttgacagttttgacaaGAAAATTGAATGGCAATacgaaaggttttttttttttttttttttaaggaggcAGCATGGTGGCCAAATGCAGACGTTCTTGTGGATCCATTATAGGGAGTGAAAACAATTGgattgtggagtttgcatgttctgtaATTATGTGGGTTTCCTATTCCCCCAACCCAAAAGCAGGCTATATAGGCTCACTCAACCTAACAGTGAACCTGCAAACACCACCTGGGAAGGCCAGAAGAGATTTGAACACAGAACCTTATAACTTGCACACGTTATCACCATACTGTCCCCTCCTAAGCAAAAAATTAAGCAAATCGTCTTCATAGCACAGAATTGTGCAGACCTTAAAGTGAACAAGGTGAAAGAGTCCTGATAGGAGAACATGTAAAATCCAAATTGGGGGCCATTTCAATGTGCAACCACCATTAGGTTTCATTTTACTTTAAATCAAGAACCAAACTTAAAATAAAGGCCTTTTTAAGCCACTATGAAAACTTTATTGATCAAAGTAAATCTGTTAGGTACAGTAGGTATGCTTCATTTAATATCAGTTTAACAAAAATATGATGTTAAGAATGGAATGCAATCTGTTGCAAATTTGACATGTAATTGGGATAAAACTTGAGTATAAAAATGTCACATAGACACTTGCTGTTGGAAGTCCGACAGGGATATCCATCTCGGCACTTTTCGACTGGTAGGGGCACGCTTTCCCTTGCCCCACCCGAGAGGTCTCTGCTGGTAGTAAAGGCAACAGTGGGGGCACAAGTCCCTGTCCTTTTTTCCTCCTATATGACTTCATCCTCCACATGTCAATCTTTTTAGTTCCACTTGGCTTTAGCCAGGTTTTCCTGCCGCCGCTGCTTCTTCTTCTGCTCCTTGTCACGAGCCTCGATCATCTTGGCCAGTTTCCACGACAACATTGCGCAGGCGATGAAGAGGGGCGTGAGCGCCAGCAACACCGTGGTCAGGAAGCCGTAGGGGTCTTTGGCGGCCCACTCCACAATGTACTGAGCCCAGGCTTGGATGTCAATCATTGTTCTGGGAAGACATGAGTTAGTTGTTAAGAGGTGGGGCGGTAACTCAGGAATAATGCAGTTTCCCCTCTCTCCTGCTTCATCCATCTCTTCACTATATTGCAGTAGTATTTGAATTTTAGACCCGTCCCCCTTCCAAGGGAACGGAAAAAAAGCCAAAGCTTATTTGAATGGTGTTTGCAGTACACACTGGTCTGAATTAAAAGATGCACACTTTCAGTGTAGtaccatttttttccacatctccAGTGAGTGCTATCATTTCAACAGAGCCGAGAGACTATGCCTGACGGTATTGTTGTATTGTCACAAATGagcataacatttattttatcaCATGTGTATAATTTTGCATCAGCATTTGTATATTGTAAGTAAAGTTTGACATTTGGTATTGCCATATACTAGTACAtggtgattcaaaaagaatgcCTAAAATCAGCATTCAATATTTAGTACTcgaaaaacattacaaaactcAACTTGGACACGTGTTGAACAAAGCTttgttttatttcatattttacaaGTGCTCAAAAGTGGCGACCACTGGCAGCACAGGGCATTTAACTCATTAGGTgctattgacggcactagacggccAATCCATGACGACCATCAATGTGATTTaacagtaggcatgtgccaattACAGGTTTtaaggtatactgtggtatgaaaacatcaaggtttcaaaattgcaaaaattttccatcatatcgtccctaaggtattagctatttttttatgtctcaaaaatgcatggagaaatccctcacttgcagctgtaaggctcaaaccTCCTCCACCGCTTGTTGCTCAGTGACAGATGTGCTACACCATGGCTGAGGGAGGTGAAacccctgaactttttcccccatcgaagaaaacggaaTCGCTGGTGTGGGAATACTTCTGCTAAAGAAAAGTTCCGGTGGGAtacggcttagaggagggccaaccgacatgtaaaacatgttcgcggatggtggctgccgaggaggcaatacctcaaatatgattttgcatttatacaaaatgaaaggttactaaacacggtcatgaacgtttcccaccacctACGAGAGTTaaatccagcgtgtttagtgtgtcaagCGGTAGTAAaacgtggtattttttttctctctggctactgtctgtgttgagaaagagagtgtgtgtataatgtaaacatgatcagagtcgtacacacgtgctttttaggaaaataattcaattattcttattctgatggtaataatgttgagctgtggctgtgggtttaggctcacctaaaggagcatttattttaatttagaatatttcagttagtttttaatttttttttatttaactcaataatatatttatgttccaattttctaatgttttgaaaagtaaaaatcCTTTTCAgtggaaaaagcttttttttttttttttttttttttttttaagcccagatatctcaaaataacacattttagagctttaattgcaataccatgatatttttgcctaaggttatcataccgtcagaatgtgGTATGATAGTGGTAAAAGTGGAAATAtccaaatatgaaaaatgaaTGGTGGACTACAGCCACATGAAGCAACGGGAACAGTGGAGCAAGCCAAAGGATGACAAAATTGGAGAACCAAGGTAAAAAATATGCTGTTCCAAggttttagtttttaaaaaagatttatttAGTACATGAGCATAAAATTTTGATGAAGTCAATGACTGCCTATGACGGTGATAGACAACCAAGGGTTGCTttagatatatatattgtttttagttttttccccacatttatTACCGTTTACAACACTGAAACGAAAACGGATTAACaacattttaatgttatttaaagAGTTAACTTATTGGCCAGAGTTAACTTATTGGCTACcaatgacagcgatagacgtccaaacctTCCCAGTccaaaggattggacgtctatcgccgtcaatgccaAGGACACATGATGAATGAATGCAAGCTCTAACACATTTAAAatatatcgctgtcaatggcagtgtatGTATGTTAGACATACCATAACACAAATTCGAGTTAACACAGACGTAATTAACGTGTAGTCGTCAATACGTGAGTAAAATTAGCGTCACATCTTCAGAAGAACTACTAATGTGATGCGCGCTAATTGTTCATCATTGAAAACGAACAAAAATAGCTCCACGTCCTTAAAAATAACACGAATCGTTTCTATTTATCTGTCGTGAGTAATGTACGTGAAGTTTGGAGGACTCTGTAGGGATCTAGACGACATTTCTCAACAGGATTAGCTTCATCAGCTAACCTGTAGCCGGATAACTAGCCAACATGGATTAAAACGAGAAGCTCCACGAACAACACTTCGAGACAAATGTGGATTTTAAAAGGTAAGTTTTGAATTATCAATGTTCACAACGAGCTAGATGAAATAAATACTAACCTGAGTGCGCTgatgtcttttttatatatctCCCGTTCCTGTTTCCGGCGTCAAGGCTGGCTCGGATGTGGCGCATTTTCTCTGTTTAGCTGGGACTTGTAgtttttttatgctgatgaGCCATTCGTTTTCTCCGAACGTTTTCGATTATAACGCTTAGGTTGACtcgttgcctgccattgacaaggatagccgtccaattaatttaaactggGCCGACTGGCTGTGTATACTCATATTTcaggccattgacggcgctagacgtccaatccattttgactgcgctcccagtcaaaatggactggctgtctagcgttgtcaatggcacccaatgagTTAAGGAGTGTTGACTGTCACATTACGTTTGTTTTATACTTTGATATTGATGACAAGAATTGGTTAAATAGAAGTAGAAGTATCATATTTAGTTAACTAGTGTCAGATTTATGTTGGAAGGTAGCTATCAAACTTGCTATTAATAGAGATTGTTTATTGTCTTCACAAAATACTGTTGTGAGTACAAATTTTTTATCTGTGCCTGCCCTATGGGATATGCTCCAACACCCCGCAATCCCAGATAAGGATATGTGGTGTTGATTTTAGAATACAGCATTTTCACTTTGCAGcactacagtatttttttaggctataatacataataccgtaattttcagactataaggcgcacctgactataagctgtcacccaccaaatttgacacgaaaaccgcatttgttcatagataaaccgcactggacaataagccgcagctgtcctcactgtattatgagatatttacaccaaaagattttTACTGGTAACACTACagtatatttgacagcggtattATAAGACTggcataagaccaaataaaccaccataaagctttgaaccaatcggctgcaaagcttcattgcttccagaaacatcatttggccatcactgctcccttgggggagacagtcaacctctgctgccacctgctgtcaacactgttgtcgtccaacatgcctcctaatatgcattgcaacgctacagatgtaaataacaatcaaaattcatgttttgtgctaattattcttcagttactgttccagttgtttcattaattgctagttatggtttttggtaacactttatttgacggtggAGCTATAGGTCTGTCATTGGaccatcataattttgacatgatactgcaatgagcattaatgaatgcttatgacagatgtcattttgtgtcatccggcaaattatctcactttgaatggatgtaaataaatccgagctggacataaatggagttagtgacataattcataatgccattaatgcccatgatagtgtcatgtcatagttatggcagtcttatgacgccgctgtcaaagaaagtgttacttattaacccaaatggtaaatcaacaaataagccgcactggactataagccacaggattcaaaatgaggggaaaagtagcgtcttatagtccgaaaattatggtgtgCAGTAGGCTACAagccaaaagtttgaacacacctttTCATTTGTGCATGttctttatttaattatttatttatttatttttgactatttacattgtcaATTCTAATTGactatcaaaactatgaatgaccATGTGAAATTGTGTAGcctacttggcaaaaaaaaaagttaaaataatcaaaaacatgttttatattctACTCTCTTCAAAACAGCCACCCGTTGCACTGATTACTTTTTGCGCACTATTGCCACTCTCTCCATGAGCGTCAAATAGTAGCCCAAAATGGTTTTCACTTTAAATGTATGCCTTAATAAGTTAATTAATGTTTtgggttttatttttctttaccaTCATTTCTGTTGCATCGAATGCAGTGGCGTGCACAGGTCGACATCAAGTGGTGCTGGAGCACTTGCTCTTTCCGTTTTAACCAATCAAGTGCCCTTGTCAAGGTTATTATTAGGTCATCATTATAAACAAATCATTTTTGATGTGTATGACAATTTTGttgatgaaactttttttttttttttttaaattaaattacattCAATTGTGCGTAACACCCCAAGGGTAAACTCATGGCAGATGTGCACAAATTTTGATTCACACTTTGCTATGTAGACAATACAAATAGGCCCAAGTGATATTTACAAACTAATATAGAGAAATTTAGTTTCATACGATCTTTTTtatattataaattattattataaggacCCTCACtgacaccactacttaattgatGATAGTAAATGTCAAATtaactgagttttttttttttttttttttacatcggtGCCGACTGGGGTGGCAATCCTCTCTTTAAGGGTGGCGTTTGCCACCCTGGTGGATCCGCCCCTGCAGCAGGCTATaaacataatttatttgttgtatgccatacaaaaaaagttgctgtgtCGTGTGTGTGCCCTGTTGTAATTTCACCAAGCAGGCGTATTCatatagttgtttttttatactgtatttaacaattgcagcAGCAATCATGCCTCAAAAGGAAAGACTgagaaaatgaaaagaaaaagagcTTTAGGAGATAGGCAAAAggggctttttttcccctctgagcACCTGCCCCCCAAATTGTCTCTGCATGCCCCTGATTGAATAAGGTGTGTCCAAAGCGTTGGCCTGtactatatacatacatacacacgctATATTGCCGAAGTATTTGCTCACTCATCCATATAATCAGAATTTACTGTTCCAATACAGTTCATTGGCACATACagtttgtgtttaaaaaaaaaaaaaaaaaagagattttAGAAATATTTGTGAAAGCATGGTTTGCTCTCAGCAGCTCGTCGTGGCTTCCTGTACGACAAATTTAACCGGGACATGTTGTTGCTCCTAAATATTTTACAGGTAACTGAGATGAATTGAAATAAAATGGAAATATTTTGGAATGACAGCAATTCAGCCACTAAATTGTAGGCCACTTAAATCCATGGACCAGGGTCAGAGGATGCTGAGGCGTGTACTACGAAGAAGTTGCCAACTTTCTGCAACCAACCAGAAAGACTTCCAAAGTTCACGTGGCCttcagtttttctcaaaaaatagtGCACTGACAGCTTCATGGAATGGGTTTCCATGGTTTAGCAGCTGCATCCAAGCCATACATCACTAAGTGCAAAGCAAAACATCAGATGCAGTGGTATAGAGCACACCTCCACTGGGGTCTAGAGCTGTGGAGATATGTTCTCTGGAATGGCAAACCACGCTTCTCCATCTTGCAATCTGATGGACAAGTCTGAGTTTTGCAGTTGCCAGGAGAATGATCCTTTTCGTACTGTATTGTGCCAAGTGTGAAGTCTGGTGGAGGGGGGATTATGGTTTGGGATAGTTTTTCAGAAACTGGGTTTGGCCCTTTAGTTCCTGCGTAAGGAACTGCTGAATGCTTATCATGCCAAGACATTTTGGACAATGCTGTGCTCCTAACTGTGGGAACAGTTTCGAGCTTGTGGCCCCttcgtcttccaacatgactgtGCACCAGTGCTTTCGGAAAGGTTTATAAAGACATGGTCTGATATGCATGAACTTGAGTGGCGTGCACAGAGGATAGAATGCAGCATGTGAATGTAGAGATGCACTAAAGACCGAAAGCTAGGCCTTCTTATCCAACATCAGTCAGTGTGAGTTGAGATTGTTATAGTAGCTGCAAAGACTGGACTAACCATATGGATTAGGAAGTCGATGTCGCTGAACTTAAATGCAATTCAAGGCAGGTGAGTGAATACTTGTGGCAATATAATGACTATTATGGATGTAATGATATCCTACAttaaatttaaagattttacagTATATTGGCAAAGTATTAATCTCACAATATAATAGTCATT of Corythoichthys intestinalis isolate RoL2023-P3 chromosome 3, ASM3026506v1, whole genome shotgun sequence contains these proteins:
- the smim15 gene encoding small integral membrane protein 15, coding for MIDIQAWAQYIVEWAAKDPYGFLTTVLLALTPLFIACAMLSWKLAKMIEARDKEQKKKQRRQENLAKAKWN